One genomic region from Cellulomonas fengjieae encodes:
- the dnaN gene encoding DNA polymerase III subunit beta, which translates to MRFRVDRDVLADAVTWTARSLPTRPPVPVLAGVRLEADTTGTVQLSSFDYEVSARSQIPADVSEAGTVLVSGRLLAEISRSLPDKPVDVVLEGTKVIVTCGASRFTLLTMPVEDYPNLPVMPPTTGTVDGDELTHAVAQVSVAASRDDTLPLLTGVRVEIEGEKVTLLATDRYRLALRELTWKPASPDISTVALVRARTLSDAAKSLGSAGSVTVALSTGSGVDMIGFEAAGRQTTSLLVDGDYPAVRRLFPDETPIHAVVSTHALADAAKRVSLVAERNTPIRLSFSEGQVVLDAGQGDDAQASEAIEATLVGDDISVAFNPQFLLDGLGALSTTFVRLSFTHPNKPVEFTGQESLDGEDNPEYRYLLVPIRFAS; encoded by the coding sequence ATGAGGTTCCGGGTCGACCGCGACGTGCTCGCGGACGCCGTCACGTGGACGGCACGCAGCCTGCCCACCCGGCCACCGGTCCCGGTCCTGGCGGGAGTCCGCCTGGAGGCGGACACCACAGGCACCGTGCAGCTGTCGAGCTTCGACTACGAGGTCTCCGCGCGGTCGCAGATCCCGGCGGACGTGAGCGAGGCCGGCACGGTGCTGGTCTCCGGGCGTCTGCTCGCCGAGATCTCCCGCTCGCTGCCGGACAAGCCCGTCGACGTGGTGCTCGAGGGCACGAAGGTCATCGTGACCTGCGGTGCCAGCCGCTTCACCCTGCTGACGATGCCGGTCGAGGACTACCCCAACCTCCCGGTGATGCCCCCGACCACCGGGACGGTCGACGGCGACGAGCTCACGCACGCGGTGGCCCAGGTGTCCGTGGCCGCCAGCCGCGACGACACGCTTCCGCTGCTCACCGGCGTGCGGGTCGAGATCGAGGGCGAGAAGGTCACGCTCCTGGCGACCGACCGGTACCGGCTCGCCCTGCGCGAGCTCACCTGGAAGCCGGCCTCGCCCGACATCTCGACGGTCGCGCTCGTCCGCGCACGCACGCTGTCGGACGCCGCCAAGTCGCTCGGCAGCGCCGGCTCGGTGACGGTGGCGCTGTCCACCGGCTCCGGCGTCGACATGATCGGCTTCGAGGCGGCCGGTCGTCAGACCACCAGCCTGCTGGTCGACGGCGACTACCCGGCCGTCCGCCGGCTCTTCCCCGACGAGACGCCCATCCACGCGGTCGTCAGCACGCACGCCCTGGCGGACGCCGCCAAGCGCGTGAGCCTCGTCGCGGAGCGCAACACCCCGATCCGCCTGTCGTTCAGCGAGGGCCAGGTCGTCCTGGACGCCGGCCAGGGCGACGACGCACAGGCCTCCGAGGCCATCGAGGCCACGCTCGTGGGCGACGACATCTCGGTGGCGTTCAACCCGCAGTTCCTGCTGGACGGTCTCGGTGCCCTGAGCACGACGTTCGTCCGCCTGTCGTTCACGCACCCCAACAAGCCGGTGGAGTTCACCGGCCAGGAGTCGCTCGATGGCGAGGACAACCCGGAGTACCGCTACCTGCTGGTCCCCATCCGATTCGCCAGCTGA
- the gnd gene encoding phosphogluconate dehydrogenase (NAD(+)-dependent, decarboxylating), producing MHIGLVGLGKMGANMRTRLRAAGIDVTGYDRNPDVTDVPSLEALVEALPAGERIVWVMVPSGVITDAVINDLAGLLSSGDIVIDGGNSYYQDDQKHADVLTELGVDFLDAGVSGGVWGLENGYGLMVGGDEAVVAKVMPVFDALRPEGPRAEGFVHAGTVGAGHFAKMVHNGIEYGLMQSYAEGYELLAAKDLVTDVHGTMRAWQRGTVVRSWLLELLVKALEQDPGLGEIDDWVEDSGEGRWTVDEAIDLAVPAPVISAALFARFQSRQEESPAMKAVAALRQQFGGHAVKPAGTTGPVTGTPPAQSL from the coding sequence ATGCACATCGGACTGGTCGGTCTGGGAAAGATGGGTGCCAACATGCGCACCCGCCTTCGTGCCGCGGGCATCGACGTCACGGGGTACGACCGCAACCCGGACGTCACCGACGTGCCGTCGCTGGAGGCGCTCGTCGAGGCGCTCCCGGCGGGTGAGCGCATCGTCTGGGTGATGGTCCCGTCCGGGGTCATCACCGACGCGGTGATCAACGACCTCGCCGGGCTGCTGAGCTCGGGCGACATCGTGATCGACGGCGGCAACTCGTACTACCAGGACGACCAGAAGCACGCGGACGTCCTGACGGAGCTGGGTGTCGACTTCCTGGACGCCGGGGTCTCGGGTGGTGTCTGGGGCCTCGAGAACGGGTACGGGCTCATGGTCGGCGGAGACGAGGCCGTCGTCGCGAAGGTCATGCCGGTCTTCGACGCGCTGCGGCCGGAGGGTCCGCGCGCCGAGGGCTTCGTGCACGCCGGGACCGTCGGCGCGGGGCACTTCGCCAAGATGGTGCACAACGGGATCGAGTACGGGCTGATGCAGTCCTACGCCGAGGGCTATGAGCTCCTGGCGGCGAAGGACCTGGTCACGGACGTGCACGGCACGATGCGCGCGTGGCAGCGCGGCACCGTCGTGCGGTCCTGGCTGCTCGAGCTGCTGGTCAAGGCGCTGGAGCAGGACCCGGGCCTGGGGGAGATCGACGACTGGGTCGAGGACTCGGGCGAAGGGCGGTGGACCGTCGACGAGGCGATCGACCTCGCTGTCCCGGCGCCCGTGATCTCCGCGGCGCTGTTCGCTCGGTTCCAGTCCCGCCAGGAGGAGTCCCCCGCGATGAAGGCCGTCGCCGCCCTGCGTCAGCAGTTCGGTGGCCACGCGGTCAAGCCTGCGGGGACCACCGGCCCGGTCACGGGCACGCCGCCCGCGCAGTCCCTCTGA
- a CDS encoding DLW-39 family protein, translating into MKKLLLLVAAAAVGFVVWQKYSQDRDERDLWAEVTDTFE; encoded by the coding sequence ATGAAGAAGCTCCTGCTCCTGGTGGCTGCGGCCGCCGTCGGCTTCGTCGTGTGGCAGAAGTACTCGCAGGATCGCGACGAGCGCGACCTGTGGGCTGAGGTGACCGACACCTTCGAGTGA
- the dnaA gene encoding chromosomal replication initiator protein DnaA, giving the protein MSQDEELSRVWGHVVSTLESSPDITPRQIAFVRLARPLGLLDGTLLLAVGNDLTKDYLESRVRGEVTAALSSALDREARFAITVDPELAEDAPPALRIVGSASEQRHEPYSQSRDEREADEADARREARPDLSLVSDDEHDGRDDSVRERRYGGRNDDRPPPANRRTPAEPARLNPKYLFETFVIGSSNRFAHAAAVAVAEAPAKAYNPLFIYGDSGLGKTHLLHAIGHYAQNLYPSVRVRYVNSEEFTNDFINSISEGKAGAFQRRYREVDVLLIDDIQFLQGKEQTMEEFFHTFNTLHNANKQVVITSDLPPKQLNGFEDRMRSRFEWGLITDVQPPDLETRIAILRKKAGSERLQAPPDVLEYIASKISTNIRELEGALIRVTAFANLNRQQVDLSLAEIVLKDLITDDQTTEITATQVIGQTAAYFGLSIDDLCGSSRSRVLVTARQIAMYLCRELTDLSLPKIGQAFGGRDHTTVMHANRKIRELMAERRSIYNQVTELTNRIKQQNRG; this is encoded by the coding sequence GTGTCACAGGACGAAGAACTCTCCCGAGTCTGGGGCCACGTGGTGTCGACCCTCGAGTCGAGTCCCGACATCACCCCGCGCCAGATCGCATTCGTCCGGCTCGCCCGCCCGCTGGGTCTCCTCGACGGCACGCTCCTGCTCGCCGTCGGCAACGACTTGACCAAGGACTATCTCGAGTCGCGGGTACGCGGTGAGGTGACCGCCGCCCTCAGCAGCGCGCTCGACCGCGAGGCGCGCTTCGCCATCACGGTGGACCCCGAGCTGGCCGAGGACGCACCGCCGGCACTGCGGATCGTCGGTTCCGCTTCGGAGCAGAGGCACGAGCCGTACAGCCAGTCCCGCGACGAGCGCGAGGCCGACGAGGCAGACGCCCGCCGCGAGGCCCGCCCGGACCTGTCCCTGGTGTCGGACGACGAGCACGACGGCCGCGACGACTCGGTCCGGGAGCGCCGCTACGGCGGACGCAACGACGACCGCCCGCCGCCCGCCAACAGGCGCACCCCCGCGGAGCCCGCGCGCCTGAACCCGAAGTACCTCTTCGAGACGTTCGTCATCGGCAGCTCGAACCGCTTCGCCCATGCGGCGGCGGTCGCGGTCGCCGAGGCCCCCGCCAAGGCCTACAACCCGCTGTTCATCTACGGCGACTCGGGCCTGGGCAAGACCCACCTGCTGCACGCCATCGGGCACTACGCGCAGAACCTCTACCCCAGCGTCCGGGTGCGGTACGTGAACTCCGAGGAGTTCACCAACGACTTCATCAACTCGATCAGCGAGGGCAAGGCCGGCGCGTTCCAGCGGCGTTACCGCGAGGTCGACGTGCTCCTCATCGACGACATCCAGTTCCTGCAGGGCAAGGAACAGACGATGGAGGAGTTCTTCCACACGTTCAACACCCTGCACAACGCGAACAAGCAGGTCGTGATCACCTCCGACCTGCCCCCCAAGCAGCTCAACGGGTTCGAGGACCGGATGCGGTCGCGCTTCGAGTGGGGCCTGATCACCGACGTGCAGCCGCCCGACCTCGAGACCCGCATCGCGATCCTGCGCAAGAAGGCCGGCAGCGAACGCCTGCAGGCACCGCCGGACGTCCTCGAGTACATCGCGAGCAAGATCTCCACCAACATCCGCGAGCTCGAGGGCGCGCTGATCCGGGTCACCGCGTTCGCCAACCTCAACCGCCAGCAGGTGGACCTGTCGCTCGCGGAGATCGTCCTCAAGGACCTCATCACCGACGACCAGACCACCGAGATCACCGCCACCCAGGTGATCGGCCAGACCGCGGCCTACTTCGGCCTCAGCATCGACGACCTGTGCGGCTCGAGCCGCTCACGCGTCCTCGTCACGGCACGCCAGATCGCGATGTACCTGTGCCGCGAGCTGACGGATCTGTCGCTGCCCAAGATCGGCCAGGCCTTCGGCGGGCGGGACCACACCACCGTCATGCACGCCAACCGCAAGATCCGCGAGCTGATGGCTGAGCGACGGTCGATCTACAACCAGGTGACCGAGCTCACCAACCGGATCAAGCAGCAGAATCGCGGCTGA
- the gyrA gene encoding DNA gyrase subunit A translates to MSETTGNEIDHGRIDQVDLQLEMQRSYLDYAMSVIVGRALPDVRDGLKPVHRRVLYAMYDGGYRPDRQFSKCSRVVGDVMGKYHPHGDTSIYDALVRLVQDWSLRYPLVSGQGNFGSPGDDPAAAPRYTECKMAPLSMEMVRDIDKDTVDFQDNYDGRTQEPRVLPSRFPNLLVNGSAGIAVGMATNIPPHNLREVAEGVQWHLDHPEASREELLAALLQRIKGPDFPTGATILGHKGIEEAYRTGRGSITMRAVVEVEEIQGRICLVVTELPYQVNPDTLAKKIADLVRENKVTGIADMRDETSGRAGQRLVIVLKRDAVAKVVLNNLYKHTQLQETFGANMLALVDEVPRTLSIDAFVRHWVTHQLEVVVRRTAYKLREAEAEIHIYRGYLKALDALDEVIALIRRSPDSDEARTGLMALLDIDEVQANAILNLQLRRLAALQRQQILENYAKLEAEILEYRAILESEQRQRTIVSEELGEIVAKFGDERRTTILPFDGEVSVEDLIAEEEMVVTITRGGYAKRTRSDNYRAQRRGGKGVRGAQLREDDLVDHFFVTTTHHWLLFFTNLGRVYRAKAYELPEGGRDAKGQHVANLLAFQPGETIAQVLDIRDYTTAEYLVLATQRGLVKKTRLSDYDSSRSGGVIAINLREDENGLPDELVSARLVDSDQDLILVSRKGQSLRFTASDETLRPMGRATSGVTGMKFRADDELLAMDVVREDAFLFTVTQGGIAKRTALTVENYRQQGRGGLGIKVANLPEANGDLVGALVVDPDDEVLVIMERGKIVRSATSEVSATGRTTQGVIFAKPDKGDRIIAVARNTERHLGDEAGTVGTENGPGSDGSDSAAPTGDAEPSADETVPEPPAEDA, encoded by the coding sequence TTGAGCGAGACCACCGGCAACGAGATCGACCACGGCCGCATCGACCAGGTCGACCTGCAGCTGGAGATGCAGCGTTCGTACCTCGACTACGCCATGTCCGTCATCGTCGGCCGCGCACTGCCGGACGTCCGCGACGGCCTCAAGCCGGTGCACCGGCGCGTCCTGTACGCGATGTACGACGGCGGCTACCGCCCGGACCGCCAGTTCTCCAAGTGCTCGCGGGTCGTCGGCGACGTCATGGGCAAGTACCACCCGCACGGCGACACGTCGATCTACGACGCCCTCGTGCGGCTCGTCCAGGACTGGTCGCTGCGCTACCCGCTGGTCTCCGGGCAGGGCAACTTCGGCTCCCCGGGCGACGACCCGGCGGCCGCGCCCCGGTACACCGAGTGCAAGATGGCCCCGCTGTCCATGGAGATGGTCCGGGACATCGACAAGGACACCGTCGACTTCCAGGACAACTACGACGGCCGCACCCAGGAGCCCCGGGTCCTGCCGTCCCGTTTCCCGAACCTGCTGGTCAACGGCTCGGCAGGCATCGCGGTCGGCATGGCCACCAACATCCCGCCGCACAACCTGCGCGAGGTCGCCGAGGGCGTGCAGTGGCACCTCGACCACCCGGAGGCCTCCAGGGAGGAGCTGCTGGCCGCGCTCCTGCAGCGCATCAAGGGCCCCGACTTCCCCACCGGCGCGACGATCCTCGGCCACAAGGGCATCGAGGAGGCGTACCGCACCGGGCGCGGGTCGATCACCATGCGTGCTGTCGTCGAGGTCGAGGAGATCCAGGGCCGGATCTGCCTCGTCGTCACCGAGCTGCCGTACCAGGTGAACCCCGACACGCTGGCGAAGAAGATCGCGGACCTGGTCCGCGAGAACAAGGTCACCGGCATCGCGGACATGCGCGACGAGACGTCCGGCCGCGCCGGCCAGCGCCTCGTGATCGTGCTCAAGCGCGACGCCGTCGCGAAGGTCGTGCTCAACAACCTCTACAAGCACACCCAGCTGCAGGAGACGTTCGGGGCCAACATGCTGGCCCTCGTCGACGAGGTGCCGCGCACGCTCAGCATCGACGCGTTCGTGCGCCACTGGGTGACCCACCAGCTCGAGGTCGTCGTCCGCCGGACCGCCTACAAGCTGCGCGAGGCCGAGGCGGAGATCCACATCTACCGCGGCTACCTCAAGGCCCTGGACGCGCTCGACGAGGTCATCGCGCTGATCCGGCGCTCGCCCGACTCCGACGAGGCGCGCACCGGCCTGATGGCGTTGCTCGACATCGACGAGGTCCAGGCCAACGCGATCCTCAACCTGCAGCTGCGCCGGCTCGCCGCGCTGCAGCGTCAGCAGATCCTGGAGAACTACGCCAAGCTCGAGGCCGAGATCCTCGAGTACCGCGCGATCCTGGAGTCCGAGCAGCGGCAGCGCACCATCGTCTCCGAGGAGCTGGGCGAGATCGTCGCCAAGTTCGGTGACGAGCGCCGCACGACGATCCTGCCGTTCGACGGCGAGGTCAGCGTCGAGGACCTCATCGCCGAGGAGGAGATGGTCGTCACCATCACCCGCGGCGGGTACGCCAAGCGGACGCGCTCGGACAACTACCGGGCGCAGCGGCGCGGCGGGAAGGGCGTGCGGGGAGCGCAGCTGCGCGAGGACGACCTGGTCGACCACTTCTTCGTCACGACCACCCACCACTGGCTGCTGTTCTTCACCAACCTGGGCCGCGTGTACCGCGCCAAGGCGTACGAGCTGCCGGAGGGCGGTCGCGACGCCAAGGGCCAGCACGTCGCCAACCTGCTCGCGTTCCAGCCGGGCGAGACCATCGCCCAGGTGCTCGACATCCGCGACTACACCACGGCCGAGTACCTGGTCCTGGCCACGCAGCGCGGGCTGGTGAAGAAGACGCGCCTGTCCGACTACGACTCCAGCCGGTCGGGCGGCGTCATCGCGATCAACCTGCGCGAGGACGAGAACGGCCTGCCGGACGAGCTCGTCTCGGCACGGCTCGTCGACTCCGACCAGGACCTCATCCTGGTCTCCCGCAAGGGTCAGTCGCTGCGGTTCACCGCCTCCGACGAGACCCTGCGCCCGATGGGCCGCGCCACCTCGGGCGTCACGGGCATGAAGTTCCGTGCCGACGACGAGCTGCTGGCGATGGACGTCGTGCGCGAGGACGCGTTCCTGTTCACCGTGACGCAGGGCGGCATCGCCAAGCGCACCGCCCTCACGGTGGAGAACTACCGCCAGCAGGGTCGCGGTGGCCTGGGCATCAAGGTGGCGAACCTCCCGGAGGCGAACGGCGACCTCGTCGGCGCGCTCGTGGTGGACCCGGACGACGAGGTGCTGGTGATCATGGAGCGCGGCAAGATCGTGCGCTCGGCCACCTCGGAGGTCAGCGCGACCGGCCGCACCACGCAGGGCGTCATCTTCGCCAAGCCGGACAAGGGTGACCGGATCATCGCCGTGGCCCGGAACACGGAGCGACACCTCGGAGACGAGGCGGGTACCGTGGGCACTGAGAACGGCCCGGGCTCAGACGGATCGGACTCCGCGGCGCCCACCGGCGACGCCGAGCCGTCCGCCGACGAGACCGTGCCCGAGCCGCCTGCGGAGGACGCATGA
- the recF gene encoding DNA replication/repair protein RecF (All proteins in this family for which functions are known are DNA-binding proteins that assist the filamentation of RecA onto DNA for the initiation of recombination or recombinational repair.) — protein MYVAHLSLTDFRSYAQVELPLEPGITALVGPNGQGKTNLVEAIGYIATLGSHRVPTDAALVRAGTSRAVVRAKVVRALEPGRPRSTLVEVEVTPGKANRARVNGGSPTRARDVLGILRTVLFAPEDLSLVKGDPDGRRRFLDDLLVQLTPRVAGTIADYDRVLRQRSALLKSAAVARRGAGADLRTLDVWDAKLAQTGAQIMVARRSLVRAFAPHVERAYAQVSAGQGEAIVTYKASLDAVLEIDDDAAGVELVEAQLLEAIGRLRSKEIERGVSLVGPHRDDLVLTLGGLPAKGYASHGESWSFALALRLASYELLTRGDEGVGGDWGPDGEPVLILDDVFAELDARRRDRLAELVAPARQVLITAAVADDVPAPLAGARVDVMGGEVARVL, from the coding sequence ATGTATGTCGCCCATCTGTCTCTGACGGACTTCCGCTCGTACGCGCAGGTCGAGCTCCCGCTGGAGCCCGGGATCACCGCGCTCGTCGGGCCCAACGGGCAGGGCAAGACCAACCTGGTCGAGGCGATCGGGTACATCGCGACGCTCGGCAGCCATCGCGTGCCCACGGACGCGGCGCTGGTGCGCGCCGGGACCTCGCGCGCGGTCGTGCGGGCCAAGGTGGTCCGCGCGCTGGAGCCCGGCCGTCCCCGCTCGACGCTGGTCGAGGTCGAGGTGACCCCGGGTAAGGCCAACCGCGCGCGGGTCAACGGCGGATCGCCGACCCGGGCGCGGGACGTGCTGGGGATCCTGCGGACCGTCCTGTTCGCGCCCGAGGACCTCTCACTGGTCAAGGGCGACCCGGACGGTCGGCGTCGGTTCCTCGACGACCTCCTGGTGCAGCTGACCCCGCGGGTGGCGGGAACGATCGCCGACTACGACCGCGTGCTCCGGCAGCGCTCGGCGCTGCTGAAGTCGGCCGCCGTGGCGCGCCGTGGTGCGGGTGCGGATCTGCGCACGCTCGACGTGTGGGATGCCAAGCTGGCGCAGACCGGTGCGCAGATCATGGTGGCCCGGCGGAGCCTGGTCCGGGCCTTCGCACCGCACGTCGAGCGCGCATATGCGCAGGTCAGTGCCGGTCAGGGCGAGGCGATCGTCACCTACAAGGCATCGCTCGACGCCGTGCTGGAGATCGACGACGACGCGGCCGGCGTGGAGCTGGTGGAGGCGCAGCTGCTGGAGGCGATCGGCCGGCTGCGCAGCAAGGAGATCGAGCGCGGTGTGAGCCTGGTCGGTCCGCACCGCGACGACCTGGTCCTCACGCTAGGCGGGCTGCCGGCGAAGGGGTACGCCAGCCACGGCGAGTCGTGGTCCTTCGCCCTGGCGCTGCGACTCGCGTCCTACGAGCTGCTGACGCGCGGGGACGAGGGCGTCGGTGGTGACTGGGGACCCGACGGAGAGCCGGTCCTGATCCTCGACGACGTCTTCGCGGAGCTCGACGCCCGGCGACGCGACAGGCTGGCGGAGCTCGTGGCGCCGGCCCGGCAGGTGCTGATCACGGCAGCCGTCGCCGATGACGTGCCCGCACCTCTGGCGGGCGCCCGGGTGGACGTCATGGGCGGGGAGGTGGCGCGTGTCCTCTGA
- a CDS encoding DUF721 domain-containing protein, which translates to MSSDPGLFPPPTPPDGTPLRELVELTPPRQVASGALGRAKAAAAQRGFRPGDPARRRPLVQVQMGTAGPGARDPQLIGSTVSGLLDQLGGTSDQVAGVLKHRWAELVGPQVAEHCEYVSFEGGSLTLRAHSTSWATQLKFLAPAMIGRFAADLGQGVVLEITVLNPGGPRFKTGPKRVQGRGERDTFR; encoded by the coding sequence GTGTCCTCTGACCCGGGCCTGTTCCCACCCCCCACCCCCCCGGACGGCACGCCCTTGCGCGAGCTGGTCGAGCTGACCCCGCCACGTCAGGTGGCGTCGGGTGCCCTCGGCCGGGCCAAGGCGGCCGCCGCGCAGCGCGGCTTCCGCCCCGGTGACCCGGCTCGGCGGCGGCCCCTGGTCCAGGTGCAGATGGGGACCGCCGGCCCGGGCGCCCGCGACCCCCAGCTCATCGGGTCGACGGTCAGTGGTCTGCTCGACCAGCTCGGCGGGACGTCGGACCAGGTGGCGGGCGTGCTGAAGCACCGGTGGGCCGAGCTCGTCGGTCCGCAGGTGGCCGAGCACTGCGAGTACGTGTCGTTCGAGGGCGGTTCGCTGACGTTGCGCGCGCACTCGACGTCGTGGGCGACGCAGCTCAAGTTCCTGGCCCCGGCCATGATCGGGCGGTTCGCCGCCGACCTGGGGCAGGGTGTGGTCCTAGAGATCACCGTGCTGAACCCCGGCGGACCGCGCTTCAAGACGGGTCCGAAGCGCGTGCAGGGCCGCGGGGAGCGGGACACGTTCCGGTGA
- the gyrB gene encoding DNA topoisomerase (ATP-hydrolyzing) subunit B, translating to MAEQSTPTTSTTRTTKDGNGGYDASAITVLEGLEAVRKRPGMYIGSTGERGLHHLVTEVVDNSVDEALAGYCDHIEITLLADGGVRVVDNGRGIPVAIHPTEGRPTVEVVMTILHAGGKFGGAGYAVSGGLHGVGISVVNALSTRVETVVKRDGFVWQQNFSDGGKPLGELRKGEPTDERGTSQTFWADPAIFETTDYDFETLRARFQQYAFLNKGLQISLTDERPEHLDTGDEVAGNEEGDADQPAFRTVTYKYDDGLVDYVKHLNSAKKVEVVHPEIIDFESEDTERRIAVEIAMQWTNAYSESVHTYANTISTTEGGTHEEGFRAAMTSLINRYAREKGILKEKDENLTGDDIREGLTAVISIKLGEPQFEGQTKTKLGNTEAKTFVQRVVNEQLGDWLDSHPNEARDVIRKSIQAAAARMAARKAREATRRKGLLESGGMPGKLRDCQSSRAEECEVFIVEGDSAGGSAVRGRNPRTQAILPIRGKILNVERARLDRALGNQEVQALITAFGTGIGEDFDLSKLRYHKIVIMADADVDGQHIRTLLLTLLFRYMPDLITHGHVYLAQPPLYRIKWANAEHDYVYSDRERDAFITDGQASGKRLPKDNAVQRYKGLGEMDYQELWETTMSPEHRTLLQVTLDEAAAVDEIFSVLMGEDVESRRSFIQRNAKDVRFLDV from the coding sequence GTGGCCGAGCAGAGCACCCCCACGACGAGCACGACGAGGACCACGAAGGATGGCAACGGCGGGTACGACGCCAGCGCGATCACGGTGCTCGAGGGACTCGAGGCGGTGCGCAAGCGCCCCGGCATGTACATCGGTTCCACGGGTGAGCGCGGCCTGCACCACCTGGTGACCGAGGTCGTCGACAACTCCGTCGACGAGGCGCTCGCCGGCTACTGCGACCACATCGAGATCACGCTGCTGGCCGACGGAGGCGTGCGCGTCGTCGACAACGGCCGCGGCATCCCCGTCGCGATCCACCCGACCGAGGGCCGGCCGACCGTCGAGGTCGTCATGACCATCCTGCACGCCGGCGGCAAGTTCGGCGGCGCCGGCTACGCGGTCTCCGGCGGTCTGCACGGCGTCGGCATCTCCGTGGTGAACGCGCTCTCCACCCGCGTCGAGACCGTGGTCAAGCGCGACGGCTTCGTGTGGCAGCAGAACTTCTCCGACGGTGGCAAGCCGCTCGGCGAGCTGCGCAAGGGTGAGCCCACGGACGAGCGCGGCACGTCGCAGACGTTCTGGGCCGACCCTGCCATCTTCGAGACCACCGACTACGACTTCGAGACGCTGCGCGCGCGGTTCCAGCAGTACGCCTTCCTCAACAAGGGCTTGCAGATCTCGCTGACCGACGAGCGTCCCGAGCACCTCGACACCGGCGACGAGGTCGCCGGCAACGAGGAGGGCGACGCCGACCAGCCCGCCTTCCGAACCGTCACCTACAAGTACGACGACGGGCTCGTCGACTACGTCAAGCACCTCAACAGCGCCAAGAAGGTCGAGGTCGTCCACCCGGAGATCATCGACTTCGAGTCCGAGGACACCGAGCGCCGGATCGCCGTCGAGATCGCCATGCAGTGGACCAACGCGTACTCGGAGTCGGTGCACACGTACGCCAACACGATCTCGACCACCGAGGGTGGCACGCACGAAGAGGGCTTCCGTGCGGCGATGACGTCCCTGATCAACCGCTACGCGCGCGAGAAGGGCATCCTCAAGGAGAAGGACGAGAACCTCACGGGTGACGACATCCGCGAGGGCCTCACCGCGGTGATCTCGATCAAGCTGGGCGAGCCGCAGTTCGAGGGCCAGACCAAGACCAAGCTCGGCAACACCGAGGCCAAGACGTTCGTGCAGCGTGTGGTCAACGAGCAGCTCGGCGACTGGCTGGACTCCCACCCGAACGAGGCGCGCGACGTCATCCGCAAGTCGATCCAGGCGGCGGCCGCGCGGATGGCGGCCCGCAAGGCGCGCGAGGCGACCCGGCGCAAGGGTCTGCTGGAGTCCGGCGGCATGCCGGGCAAGCTGCGCGACTGCCAGTCGAGCCGCGCGGAGGAGTGCGAGGTCTTCATCGTCGAGGGTGACTCGGCCGGCGGCTCCGCTGTGCGTGGCCGCAACCCGCGCACGCAGGCGATCCTGCCGATCCGCGGGAAGATCCTCAACGTCGAGCGCGCACGACTGGACCGGGCCCTGGGCAACCAGGAGGTGCAGGCGCTCATCACGGCGTTCGGCACGGGCATCGGCGAGGACTTCGACCTGTCGAAGCTGCGCTACCACAAGATCGTGATCATGGCCGACGCCGACGTCGACGGTCAGCACATCCGCACGCTGCTGCTCACGCTCCTGTTCCGCTACATGCCGGACCTCATCACGCACGGCCACGTGTACCTGGCGCAGCCGCCGCTGTACCGGATCAAGTGGGCCAACGCCGAGCACGACTACGTGTACTCCGACCGGGAGCGCGACGCGTTCATCACGGACGGCCAGGCCAGCGGAAAGCGGCTGCCCAAGGACAACGCGGTGCAGCGCTACAAGGGTCTGGGCGAGATGGACTACCAGGAGCTCTGGGAGACCACGATGTCCCCCGAGCACCGCACCCTGCTGCAGGTCACGCTCGACGAGGCCGCGGCGGTCGACGAGATCTTCTCGGTCCTCATGGGCGAGGACGTCGAGTCCCGTCGCTCCTTCATCCAGCGCAACGCGAAGGACGTGAGGTTCCTCGACGTCTAG
- a CDS encoding DUF3566 domain-containing protein, translated as MTTTPAASTATPRTTTSSDNLAGARPSTGRIPTVGPHGAPRRVRLSISRVDPWSVMKLSFLLSVAIGVMIVVAAAVIWFTLNGLQVFSKIDTLVTTITGAEGDIQILQFVEFQRVISGATLVAVIDVFLLTAMATIGAFLYNIVAALVGGVHVTMTDE; from the coding sequence ATGACGACCACCCCGGCGGCCAGTACCGCGACCCCGCGGACGACGACCTCGTCCGACAACCTCGCGGGCGCCCGGCCCAGCACGGGACGCATCCCGACCGTCGGGCCGCACGGTGCACCGCGCCGGGTCCGGCTCTCGATCTCGCGCGTCGACCCGTGGTCGGTGATGAAGCTGTCGTTCCTGCTGTCGGTCGCCATCGGCGTGATGATCGTCGTGGCGGCGGCCGTCATCTGGTTCACCCTGAACGGCCTCCAGGTGTTCAGCAAGATCGACACCCTGGTCACCACGATCACGGGCGCCGAGGGTGACATCCAGATCCTGCAGTTCGTCGAGTTCCAGCGCGTGATCTCCGGCGCGACCCTCGTCGCGGTGATCGACGTCTTTCTGCTCACGGCCATGGCGACCATCGGCGCGTTCCTCTACAACATCGTCGCCGCCCTCGTCGGCGGCGTGCACGTGACCATGACGGACGAGTGA